The following DNA comes from Riemerella anatipestifer ATCC 11845 = DSM 15868.
CCTCTTAATGTTAATAAACCATTAAGCATACCTCCCCAAGATGGTGCGATAAGGGCAACAGAGAACCCTGTTCCTAACGCTTGAGCCCAAGCTGGTAGAGAAGTGTATTGTAAGTGGTGAGGTCCAGCCCAAATATAAACGAAAATTAAAGACCAGAAGTGGATAATAGAAAGTTTATAAGAGAATACTGGTCTTTCTGCCGCTTTTGGTAAGAAGTAATACATTAGACCAAGTACAGGTGTTGTAAGGAAGAATGCTACGGCGTTGTGTCCGTACCACCATTGTACTAGAGCGTCTTTTACTCCTGAATATGCAGAATAAGACTTCCAACCAGTGAAAGAAAGAGGTACCTCCAAGTTATTAAATACATGTAGCATTGTAATACCTACCCAAGTACCAATGTAGAACCAAATAGCTACATAAAGGTGTCTTACTCTTCTTTTAGCTATTGTACCAAACATGTTAATACCAAAAATAATCCATACCACTGCGATAAGGATATCAATTGGCCATTCGTGTTCAGCGTACTCTTTAGATGTGTTGATACCCATGAAGAAAGTAATCACCACCGCTACGATAGTAATTTGCCATCCCCAAAAGTTAATCCAAGAAAGTGTATCACTGTACATTCTTGCTTTCAACAACCTCTGTAATGAGTAATAAACCCCCGCGAAAATAGCGTTTCCAACAAAGGCAAAAATTACTGCACTAGTGTGCAACATTCTGATTCTCCCAAAACCAAAAGCTCCTTGGGTGTTGATGAGACCTTGTAAATCACCGCTTCTTAAGCTGGCAATTGTAGTGTCATCAGTACCAAATAAAAACTCTGGTAGTTCTGGATAGAAAAGCATCGCAGCCGCCGTAAGTCCAAGAATGAAACCAGCTATCCCGAAGACGATGGTTGCATAAAGGAACGCACGCACAATGCTGTTGTCATAACTAAACTTTTGTGTTTCCATATTAACTAATCACTTTTATTGTTTTTCTCTTTATTTTCTTTGTTTTTAGTTTCGTCATCAAGGAGAATCCTTACCGCAGGAGATTCATCGTCTTCAAACTGTCCTTTTTTTGCTCCGATAATGAATACTATCAAAAAAACGACAGCTAAAGATACACTGCATATGACCATTAAATATAATATCTCCATACAGTTCGCAAATATAAAATTAAATTGCCCCCAAAATTAAGAAAATATAATGACTTAAATCAGTAACTGTTAAAAAAAAGTTAATTTATAACACTTCTAAATAAGATAAAAATGTCTAATTTGATTTTTTCTTAAAATATCTAGTCGCTGTTAACCAAGTGGTTGCGGAGGTAAATGATACCACGCTTATAGAACTCAAAGGCATTAGTATAGCGGCTACTAGAGGAGATAAGTGTCCTGTAACGGCAAAGCCTAGACCTACCACATTATATAATATACTTATAACAAAAGTAGCTGATACTATTTTAATAGCGTCTTTACTTAGGGCTAAATAGTCTGGCAAAAAGTTAATGAATTTGCCGTCCATAATAACATCAGAAGATGGAGTGAAGGAGTTGGTGTCATCGGATACAGCTATGCCTATGTTACTTTGTTTTAATGCACCAGCATCGTTAAGACCATCACCTAACATAGCTACTTTTTGTCCTGAATTTTGTAGGTTTTGTATGTAGTCCAACTTACCTTCTGGAGTTTGGTTGAAACTCATATTGGTTAC
Coding sequences within:
- the ccoS gene encoding cbb3-type cytochrome oxidase assembly protein CcoS; translation: MEILYLMVICSVSLAVVFLIVFIIGAKKGQFEDDESPAVRILLDDETKNKENKEKNNKSD